CTTTAAACTCAATCTGCTCCACCCCATTGTCATCCCTAAtccttattaaaaatttatgtttcataatatttgtcatttccccacacacacaaaaaaaacacataaatgataatattcttcctatttaagttatttttaatactttctcCGTCCTATTTACACGACACCATTTCTTTTTCGCTCAgtcccaaaaagaatgtcacatttTCATATATGGTAAGTATGTAAAAGTACAAATCCTCTTTTACCCTTGTTGGTCCCACTTAATTTTAACGATAGTACTCTAACACAAACAATTTgataaacatttcaaaattttcattatttcttaaattttctgGTCAAATgttatcatataaaatgaaacggagagagtatatattttgatttatcatgtttgatattcatattaaagCTCGACTAAATTCTGATTCATGTTGTAAAGTCTCACATTGAAGATAAGACACTTCCTAATAAAAAcgattatatatataagtaaagtcaAATCTAAAATtctttaactaaaataaaaaaatatttatcaatcaaCGACAACTTTAATTAATACTttatattaatacaaaattagtactttttaaaatgaatattttcccatttttttaTCTCTATTTACTTTACTCGAGTTCCTGAAACTGTGTCTAGAAaagccaaaaaaataatatataagtaattaatgccaaatgataaaaaaaaattgtaagaaaatataattatcttttttaacatattaacaataacaaataaaaaattatttaaaatattctttttggcCATTAGTACAGTGGGAGCTGCTTGGCTCTTAATTTGTTGTCATAATTTTGGTGTTTAACTTTAATGGCTACAAATAGACTTAAATGATAGTActgacaaataattttatattgcattatgaataaattttttgatattatttaatgtaaaacagatgtgtttgcaacaaaagtagtagaaaataattgttatcgtacataaaatatgaaataattttattagttaagaTTAGGAGTACAATTTTATTTCTGATTCTTCTTTCATaagatttatttataatttaaggATTATAAGTGACgtattttttgaattaagaTGGTTTTGAATTGatcttcttataaatattttatgaatttgtgaAATATTCGAATTGCCTctctacaaaaatataattccttttatatatgcataaattaggatttaggattaaataatgtttaacaatcctaattaaaatagaacACATTTTATAAGGtcttataaaatttcaatatatacCGGTgctatttagaaaaatattaaattaaataagtaataaacaagaaaatttcaatcaaattaTTATCCTCTTGTTAATATTTTTCCTAAAGGGGGTATCATCATATTGTACGATATTTTAAACGTaaatttttgtatctatatttaagtattttttttaaaaaaaaaagatatataacaCCACTGTATATGAGCTTGAATGGAGAAAATACACATTTGGAGTAATTACACCTTATAGGTCGATGAATAACTTAGGTCTTCGTAAATAATTCAGTGAATAAGTAACTAATgataagaattaaattaaaaaaataataattatatctctttatatattaaaaagagaagtaaaaaatgtatatattcaaaataatggAGATAGAACTTAGAAGGAAACAGAGGGAGTagtaaataaattcaaaaataaaagacaaaaaggtTCATCCATAAATCGCGCTCATGAACGCGTTTTATAGTATCGTTTTAACGTAATTTtttgatcatatatttttttttgtcttaatttATGTAGCATTGATAGATCTTTTTTTAGAGTCGAGTtatcttttgtacatattttataaatattttttaaattgttaattattgtgatttatgagTAACTTTCAcctatagcaaacataaaaatcatatttatacattataactatagtttgtataattgcgctccataacaaacataaatatatatatttcgctatacatatacaaaaaaagcAGTTATATAATTTCGATGTACGAATATAAAAGAAAGCAGTTACATAATCTGCtttgttatacatatacaaaagattaattatataatttgtatttgtgtaaagcgagaaagagaaaatgataaaagaaaactagacaggaaaaaattatataatcataagtgtataggacgaaaattacatttgtatttatacatataattttctatatatatatacaaacatagcacattttatacattttgtttgtttgtatagagcgagagaggcgagcgagcgAGCGACATCTGGGAGAGTAGCGAGCGAGATTCGAGAGAGGAAAGACAGaagaacgaaaatatatgtatatatgtaattttctctctttttatgcaaatacaaatatattttatacattttatgtttgtataaagtaattagcatttcaaaaaataattttatcataaaaaataaaatgaaaatataaattattaattttaaattaaaagttataGCATATAGAGAAAGTGGAGAAAAATAATGGCTTTATATATTAAAGTGAgaattaaaaaatgtatatatttaaaataatggaGAGAAGTAAATAGAgggagtaataaataaattcaaaaagaaaaagaaaaacaaagttcaTTCATAAATCGAGCcttttgttttcaatatctcACTTTTAAGTAGtttaaattaaaagttatttCAACAATATATacgatattttcttaaaaagtattATCTCGGTTTTTATTTATGTGTCATCCTTATTAATAATGGGACGGTGTAAGTTGAGTTTaattcacattttttaattcttcacgcataataatttttttcatattcaactAGCTCCACTTCGCCCCTCATGCATAAACCCCGCTTGCATaactgttttaattttttttagttaagtttGATATTAAAGATAAAGTTTTAATAGTGAGTTTTTTTCATtaagttgtattaatttaatagagATAGTGACTTTAGAAAATTGTTTTTTAGGGGGCAATTAGAAAACATGTAAGAAAATGTTTTAGCCTTTTATCGAACCattaatatattcatcttcaaTATTTCTATCACCCTTATAAcgtgtaaaaaattaaaattaactttgaatccccataaaatcatatataccctGCAACTCGCCCTTAAAAAGCCCACATCAATCCTCTCCGTATCCCGGCCGCCCCGCTCCACATAGCTTTAAACCCACTCCACCCCGCCCTGTTGTTGATATTTGTCATTTCACAAAAACAACCCATAAATGATActattcttcctttttttttaattttctgatttttcatatttgatattcatattaaaacttGATTAAATTCTGATTCATATTGTAAAGTTCTACATTGAGGGGGGTAACACTACAAGAAAAGctcaattatatataaaaaaaattgagaattaGTGTGAAAGTTTGCAGGGAAATAAATTTCCTACAGATTTTCGTACTAAACCCCAGAAAAATCTCCAACAAATTCACAATTTTCTTGTAGTATAAAACACTTTCTGACAAAAACGATCATGCATCAATATAAAGTCGGACTTCAAAATCtttagtcaaaaataaaaataccattaATCAATTACAACTATCTCGTTATTTATTTTACTCGAGTACATAAACTATCTAGAAaagcccaaaaaaaaaaaatatatatatatatatatacataaaggacatagaaaaaaaaaagagaggggacaagattataaaataaaaaaagtagagGGGGAAAAAGTGTAAGTTAAGGAAAAGGATGAGCCCATCGACAAATTTCACCGACCTATGAAATATGGACACGAATTTCGAGGAAGATCCCATCAAGGATGGTGACACGTGTCAATAGGTGGCAaatcctattttctttttttttttctgttaaaaatacaaaatatttttttcacttaaaatcatttttttcatttcttttatattattatcattatttaaaattaattttattgaaaattttaattcatatttgctAAATGTAAACAAAAATGTGGATGGagatttgaattattttgttagGCTGCATTGCATTCTCATGGacataaagaataaataaatagtaaaagGATAAGATTAGATGATGTGAAAtcattttttctaataatataaaacatgaaaatattttttttgtctaccACTTTACATTGAATCTGacttgaattcattttttttttcaatttaatattattacacACTCACAAActactttttaataatatttcatttttattgaaattttttacttGGTAACGTGGAGTctgaattaatttaaatttgtgttgtATTAAATTAGAGAtctaaaattttcatgaaaatatatttaagaagtttatttgatagaatttaaattttgtattcctttttttttatatatattttggagCTTTATTAGctaaatttgtttttgtaagaCGTGTTAATTAgcttaaatgtaaaaataagtCTTATATTTATCTTATCACACGTGATTGttacttttaatttatgaaaaaagggtaaatatattttttaaattattggtATGTAATACTTCGTTATATTTTTAggatattattgttttttttgtctaaaaatTAGAACATATATACACGTCATAGTCTTATTTATCGAATCTAGATTTACTAATTATTTGATCAACATATAAGATTGTGTTACGTGCTCCTATTTAGTATTTCGTTAGAGTGAAGGACATTTATTCACTAGTTTTTGGACGGCATTGACTTCAACGTCTCAAAAGTATGATAGAGAATATCTGCATAttatttacgataattttaggatgtatttattcttttttcctttaattaatcACACTAACAGGGgttcagtttttttttatttcaaacgTCTATCAAAATTCAGAATACAGTGTCTCTATCTCACAAGTAAGTAATGTAATTTATGTATAACACTTTATTTTCTCTACATCCTAAATATTATACGATTATaccaaatatattattatatatcaaatttcaatatttaataattctagaaatacaatattattttagaatGGAGAGAGTTGTTATTAGCACTCCTAAATTGACATTGACTTGTAcatttgtaattatttaattaaaacgAGTTTTAATTTATTGGAGAACAAAGCAAAGTTTGTATCGTATTAATTGATTTACGTAATCAATTTCtactttccatttttttaaagaaactcaatttttttcccACATGATATGctaattgtttaaatttttaattttaaagatttaaaatatgaaaaagtaaagatatgaaaaaattaaaaggcatttactatatatttataGATACATAATTTATCTAAAATTTAAGTGAAATTTTTTCATCGAAAGAAATTCGGGTGACTATTTTATTTCTACTTAGATTCGTTCAGTATATATGacaagttttaaatatttgaagcaGCAATTCATATATCATCACTTGAAAGTAAAGTTATCTATAAACATCATCGTTTGTCGTTATCATAATCTCTATGTACAGattatcataaattattatttatcattttattattgttataatattattatttttcatcataattattAATCGTTACCTCAGTTATTttcaatatcattattattaatagctATTATATACCATAATTATTATCATCAAtcaatatcattgttattagcAACTATTATATACCACAAGTAAAATAAACGAATCTGTtagaatttcattaactttatcaaattttatatatattaaaaaatttattattctttaattattattatatattaacttaaaaacatatataaattcattaacttcaaaTCACGATAAGTTATTCGGCCAAACACCCACCAGATTGTATCACAATCACCCACCCActatttaacattttaaaatattttattgatagtATTATATTAATCGACAGCTtatgttaaaatatatgtttattaatttataaataacacTTTTTTTATGTATCTCTATCTGAATTGACTATGATTAGGACGTTAATCGTGGtcaaaattttacattttagttgaatataaaaattgtggattatactttaaaattttcttatttggtGACCTTGAAATAGTTATGATAAGATTAGGTCAAATTCTAGTTGATCAtattataattagttaattttaatAGTTAAAATTAATTAGGCTATGATTCATGCAACCAAACTTTCAGCTAATTAAGCATTAATTAACTCTCTAAATATCAAAAGAGATCTTAAGAGGTTGagattgttttatttaaatttattttctatacttttatcacaatttaggttggaaaaaaaaaaagacttaaaaAACAACTTTAGACATTAATTTGTAATCTCTTGTTAATAGTATATACCTTCATGTTTTGCTATAAGTTAAATCAATTAAGCtataacacttttttttttaaatcgacGTTTATTTTACGTTATACATGTATATTTAatactcaaaatttaaattcaaaaagatAACATTTTGctatataaatagaaatatatcCATACAAATGACATcaccaaaataaaattagattataaaaataatttaatttctatCATAGTCAATTTTAACGTAGTTGAAATTCCATTGACCGTTGACTAAACTAGgcttgttttcttctttcttcgtATTCAACCCACgatatattttaatcataaaatttgatcacaagttattaaaaataatttgtatttcatttttaacaacaaaAAGGTCCTTTAAAATATAACTTGATAGCTAAGAGGAAACACTATCAAATATTGAggtaaacaaaaaattaaagtaattctATAAACTTcacctttttattttcttattattaggGTGTGCATTCAATTTTTcgatttgattttatattattcagtttgaattttttaatttttagttttgaagAAGTGTAATCCAattcaaactaaaataaattcgGTTTGGTTTAATTTTTCTCGTTTTTGTTTGAGTTTTTTCGATTATGTCAATAATaagaaacataacaaaattatttgcaatttaaaaaattaaagatatatatatatatatatatacacacacacacattgaatttcttaaatatatttttaaataataaatcacaagTAAAACACCAAAcacaatatttaaaaagtgtatcaattatagatgtttaaacataaaaaaataaactaaattataacgaaaataactaaaaagggACAAAAGTGATTAACTccaacttaatatatatatatatatatcaaaatttatataatataattcgATTTTTTcggttttcatttttttaaaattgaaaccaaacaaaaaaaccacacaaagtaaattataaatccAAAATCAAACCAAGAATCTAAAAAACCAATCCAAATTAGAATTCGGTTTGATTTTTTGGCTTAATCCAAATAGTACACACCCCtacttattatcattattttctataagttttataaatttcaaaatatatcttttttttttaagtcaaaaatatcattaatgtaTTTGACTCTTCATTAACGTATCCGACCTTCTTTTTAATGTTTCAACACATCTATACAATCCTCTTCTTAATATATTAGCGCTTTAATTTTTGCCATTAATATATCCGAATCCTCAATTATTGTATCCAACCATCTcgttatttatgttttcttaatttcttatttCAGCGTCGCCGTAAGATTATTAAGTTCACattttattccaaaaaaaaaaccataacTTGAAGTTTAAGATAACATGCATAATAATATGGgattttttaacattttgttttgtttctttcaattgaagttaatttttttttaattatacgCGTAAATGTTGGCaaaattagttattattatactatttaGGAAACATAATAGAAAGTGTATTGCAATCAAagtttaactaaaataaactatgagGGTCTATTTGTACATAATAAAAAGTTATGTCGGTTAAATTGACGCGTCAACTACATAAAACggctattattttttattttttataatacagAGAGGAAACAACTAATTTATGTGTAAGAAAGCGACTCGAAATTTGTCGCAAAATATctttcgaaaaaaaaaaattgaaatatatttaaattttaaataaatttaatagtgaattgtaaaaatatataaatttttacgtGAATATCGTAAATATTACATCATTATACATAGTAACTTACTTACAAGAACAGTTTTATATCTTTAATAAAATACACTAATTAAACAATCCAAGAGTAAGACGTAATATGttatgttcaaaatattaagaTTGTTACTGTAATTCgatcaaaatttgaatatatttcagacttttttctcaatatttttacatcaaaatattattatgttttatgttCCTATGTAATACTATCTCTGTCCCTTTTTACTTGTCCGCTTTTGAATTgacacacctattaagaaaataattaatgacgtagtgagtttatcattttatttctattaattataaagtggATAAAAGTTctacatttttcaaagtaattagtcatttgattgtggtataatagattaaaaaaatttgttctttcttgatttatcaaaatgaacaagtaattaggAATAACTATAAAAAGAATAGACAAATAATTAGGGATAAAAATAGTAACTTGTAAATCACACATGACATGTTACACTAGATAATTTCAATTACAAGatgaatttgattaaaaaacgTTTGTTAATAGTGAGAATCGATTCTGACTTTGCTAATATTTTCTgcttgaaataataataatatattcaatataatttcatgagtgaaaaaataattaaaataaaataataattaatatatttatgtgaatGAATTGCCTAGTGATTAAGACACGAGACAAGCTAGTAGCACAAAAATGTCAAAAGAGTGTTTAATGCTAActccatttaatttaaatttttactttaataagTCTCATTTTAAATCTAAGCATTTTTTTCTAATCATTCCAACTTCGAActcatatttgaaaaaaaattaattaaaaataaatattcattactataatttaattaatacatatttagacaGTGTTTATATTCTGTCTATGATAAGAATCACAATATAATCTGGTTGAAGTTATAATTGAACATCGTACttgtttgattaaatttttaatacaataaaaattatttatataaacaaTCTTACCatttttaattaagtaattactAAATAAAATCTACTAATATTTGTAGAAGTTCAATAAATAcgaataaaaatgaattgaaaaaatattaaatattttttaaatatatataacaagagtaagtatatataataagaaaaatatgggaAGTTGCATGTTGATTGTTTTGTGTGTATATTATATAAGGGGAGGGGGATCAATTAAGAGGCTTCGTGGCTTGAGATTTAGCAAGGCTGGCAAAAGGGGCAATGGCCATCCTATTCTTCAAGGCTCTTCCcctgcttcttcttctttcttttacagGTGACAACATGCCCTTTTTGGTGTTAAATCTTGTGGCTTTTTCATTAACTAGTTAAGGGGGTCTCTTTGCTTTTGTTTTCTTATgggattttgttgtttttgggTGTGGGGTGGAGTTGGAATGATGTTTTAGTtgtaaagattcaatttttatgtgTGGGGTTCTTGTTTAAGCTGATGGGAACTGGGAACTATAGTATTGTATTGCTTTGGGCTTTAATGAGTTTTTTCTCTTCTGGGATTTGTGGTTCTTGGTTGAGGTAGTTGGTTCTCCATTTTTAGTtgtaaagattcaatttttatgtgTGGGATTCTTGTTTAAGTTGGTGGGAACTATAGTATTGTATTTGCTTGGGCTTTAATGGTTTCTCTTGCTTTTCTTCTCTTCTGGGATTTCTGGTTCTTGGCTGAGGTAGTTGTTTGGGGGTGGGAGGTGGGGGAGCTGCAACTGCCATTTTAGTtataaagattcaattttttcgTGTGTGGATTCTTTTTTATGTTGGTGGGAACTATAGTATTGTATTGCTTGGCCTTTAATGGGGAATTTACTAGCTTTTCTTCTGGGTTTTGTAGTTCTTGGATGAGGTAGTTGGTtgttgtgggggggggggggagggggggggggagagagagagagagagctggAACTAGATATAgagattcaattttttatggttGGTGGGAACTTATAGTATTGTATTGCTTGACCATTAATGGGTTCTCTTGCTTCTTATCTCTTCTGGGATTTCTGGTGGGGGGTGGAACTGCCATTTTAGTTGCAAAGATTCAatgacttgtttttttttttttgtttcttgattTACTTGGGGTGAAGTGTTGTTCTGTCATCAGATTTAGTGAAGGTGGATCATCTTGGAGCTAATGAATAGAGTATGTTATTGTTTTTCCTGTTCAATTTGTTGAAGCTGAAAACTGAAATTGTCAGTAGAACCTGATTAAGATAATTTATTCTAGTTCCCGTGTCTGTGTTGTTCGTACTCTTCGAAAATGTTGCCGCATCTGTGTTGGATCCAACACACTTTCCGTCggtatttttgaagagtccgagcaacatagctcCCAGTTGGCGATTGTATCTTTTCCCTCAATTTCTATTGTTACATCAAACTTTCCTTATGGATAGGGTGTAGAAGtttgaattttctattttttagtttagtcatttgtaATTTCCATTTTATGAGTATTGATTTGGGGGGGAACAGAGTTTTGCTCAGATTTTCTGATTGTTAAATGACATTCCACAAagtatttattgttatttcaatTGTTTGATCAGATTTATTTGCAAGCACACTCAGCCTTGGAATTGGAATTAACTATGGCCAAATTGCAAACAATTTGCCAACACCCTCACGAGTCTCGTTTCTCCTCAGATCACTCAATGTTACGAGAGTAAAACTCTATGACGCTGATCCAAACGTGTTAACCGCTTTCGCTAACACGAATGTTGAATTTGTTATCGGACTTGGGAATGAGTACCTACAAAGAATGTCTGATCCTCAACAAGCTCAGGCTTGGATTCAACAACATGTTCAACCTTACCATACTCAGACTAAAATCACTTGTATTACTGTTGGTAATGAGGTCTTGACAGGTACTGATACGCAGCTGAAGTCTTACCTCCTACCAGCAATGCAGGGTGTGTACCGTGCTCTTGTTAATCTTGGACTTAGTAATGAAATATATGTGGCACATCCCCACTCGGCGGGGATCTTGGAGAACTCTTTTCCGCCTTCTTCTTGTTCATTTCGACAAGATCTTAGTGAATACATTCATGGCATGCTCAATTTCCATGTCCAAACTAAGTCGCCGTTCCTTATAAATTTCTATCCATTCTTTGCATACAAAGACAAACCCAACGAAGTTCCGCTTGATTATGTACTTTTCCAGCCTAACCAAGGTACGACTGACCCGATCACGAATTTGAAGTATGACAACATG
The DNA window shown above is from Solanum lycopersicum chromosome 11, SLM_r2.1 and carries:
- the LOC101259605 gene encoding glucan endo-1,3-beta-glucosidase 14, yielding MAILFFKALPLLLLLSFTDLFASTLSLGIGINYGQIANNLPTPSRVSFLLRSLNVTRVKLYDADPNVLTAFANTNVEFVIGLGNEYLQRMSDPQQAQAWIQQHVQPYHTQTKITCITVGNEVLTGTDTQLKSYLLPAMQGVYRALVNLGLSNEIYVAHPHSAGILENSFPPSSCSFRQDLSEYIHGMLNFHVQTKSPFLINFYPFFAYKDKPNEVPLDYVLFQPNQGTTDPITNLKYDNMLYAQIDAVYSAIKAMGHTDIPVKVSETGWPSKGDPNEFGATPENAALYNGNLFQRMQQNQGTPAKPSEPIDVYVFALFNENLKPGPASERNYGLYYPDGTPVYNIGLRGFLPRMDYSAAKKNAFFISAFLLLMMIFLIHF